GGAGTACGCTGACGAAGAGCAGCAGAACGACATCGAGGCCAATGCACTCTATACGCTGCTCGAGCAGGAAATCATCCCGCTGTTCTACGAACGCGGTCGTGACGGCATTCCTCACGACTGGGTGCGCCGGATGAAGTCGGCCATGGGGGCGATCTGCCCGGAATTCAACTCGAACCGCATGGTGGGCGAGTACGTGGACCGCTTCTATCTCCCCGGCCTGCGAAGGGGCGCTGAGCTGGCCGCCAATGACTACCAGCGGGCCAGGCAGCTTGCCCAGTGGGTGCAGCGAGTCAAGCAGAACTGGGCACAGGTGCGCTTCGTCGAGATCACCGACGACGCTCCCGAGGTTGCGCAGTACGGGGACCGCGTCACAGTCCGAGCCAAGGCCTTCCTGGGCGCACTCCAACCCAGCGACATCCTGGCGCAGCTTGAGTTCAGCAACGTCGACTCGGGTGCGAACCTGGTGGCCCCGGAGACGCGGCGGATGGAGTACGTCGGCCCCTCCTCGGACAACACACACCTGTTCCTGGGGACTGTCGTGTGCGAGGGGACGGGTCGCTGGGGTTATGAGGTGCGGCTGATACCCTCTCACCGGGACCTCCCCGACCCCTTCGACATGAACTGCATTCTGTGGGCCTAGAGATGACGGGGGCCAGGTCGCGAAGACCTGGCCCCTTTGCTTTTGCGGTGTGTTGCGCGACCGGTGGACCGGCTCTCAGCACAGGTTCAGCGGCACCTTCATCAGGTACACGCTCCGGGCGTCCTCCCAGGCGAAGTGCAGCAATCCCCGCTGCTCGTCGAGATACCCGTCGGGGTAGTTGAGGCTCACCCGTGGGTTGTCATCCCAGACCAGGTCCAGCTTCGCCGACCAGGTGCGCAGGTCGTCCTCACTCACCCACAGCGAGAGTGGATTGCGGCGACCGGGAACGTCCCCTTCATAGGGCACCGGGTTGTGGATCAGGAAGAGGCGGCCGTCCGTCGCCCGCAGCAGATTCACCTTCGCCGCCGGGTTCGGGATGGCCGACTGTTGCGCCTCCGACCAGGTCTCGCCTCCATCGGTCGATTCGCTTTGCCACAGCCAGCCGTCGCGCTGAGAGCGGATCAGCATCACCAGACGGCCGCCGGAGACCTCCACCACCCGCGGCTCAATCAGCCAGCCATGCTTGCCTCCACGCACGTACCCTCGCAGGCGGAAGGTCTCTCCCCCATCGTCGGAGAGCATCACGCCCACGCAGTAGCGGTGGTTCCGGTCGGCCCACTGGTTGCCCGCGTTCTGCAGTAGTCCGGAGTCGGCGCCATAGGGCATTTCAACCTGCATCAGCGCCCGGTTGCCGACTCTTCCAGCCACCGGAGCACGCCCGCAGGAGGGCTCGGCCCACTCCTCGCCAATCAGCTCCGGCCAACTCACCGGGATCACCCAGCGCCCGGAGGAATGCAGGATCCCGCGGTTCGCCCAGACGTTGTGGATGCCGCCGGGAATCGAGTGGGGGCCGCTCCAGGTCAGGCCGCCGTCGCGACTGACAGCCCGGTAGCTGTGGTTGTGGCACATCCAGGCGTAGTTACCGTAGGTCTGCACGAAGGCGTGGACCTCGTCGCCTCCCGGAACGAAGAGCTCAGAGGTGAACAGCCCACGTGTGGGATGGCGGAACTCCCCGAGGCTGCGCCAGGTTGCGCCGCCGTCATCGCTGCGCTGGATCATCGTGTAGTTGCCGACGTGGGGCTCCGTGAAGCCGCCGACGGTCCAGGTGCACAGCAGGGAATCGCCGCCCAGGGGACGCAGAAGCGCCTCCCGGGTCCAGCAGCGCAGGCCGGTCTCGGCCCAGGGATAGCCCTTGGGGCCAGGCCAGATCTCGGTGTTCTTCACGCCCGGATGGACGTGTCGCGTCGGTTCGGACATCAGAGGACTCGCCTCACTCTTTGGCGGTATCCCTGCCGACTACCCGTTGGGCAGAAGGCATAGCTGCGGCAGTTGCACGGTGAACTCGACCTTCTCCTTCTCCTTGCCGAAGTAGCCGCCCCAGCCCACACTCACCCGGACGATGCGGTCCAGGTCGAGCTGCCCGGTAGTGTCCTTCGACCAGCCCGCGAGGCGTAACTGGCTGAAGGCCACCACGGCCCCGCGATCACCTGCCATGCTCAGCGGTCGCCCGCAGTCGGCGAGGTACTGGCCGCCGTCGGAGTCCTCGAGGATCACCAGCAGGTTCGAGGGCGTCGTCTGGCCCGCAGGCACCGAGGTGCGGACATAGAGTCCGGTCCCGGCGCTCAGGTCGATCGGCTTCGGGTACAGGAAGTTCATGAACAGGAAGGTGTCGACGTCGGACTTCGTCAGAGTGCCGACCGATCGCCAGCCGCCGTCGGGCGCCTTGGTGACCTCGGCGGAGACGAACTCACCCCGTCCGGCCGTGGGCTCAACGGTCGGGATACTGCGCAGGCTGAGCTCGAACCCGGCGGTCGAATCGAGCTTCTTGCGCTCGGGAGTTCGCGCCGAGGGGAAGCGCAGGATCGCACCTCCGTAGGGCTCCAGCGAGAGCTTCGCGGTGCCACTCGTGAGCCGGGTGCTTTCGCCCGTGGCCGGGTTCCACAGCTTCCCGGCGCCAGTGCCGGTCACCGTGACGTCGCCCTCGAAGGGTGCGCCGCTGTCGTTGATGACGAAGTAGACCTCGTTGCCGTCGATGGAGCGATGCGTGGCACGGATCGGCGACTGCCCACCGGCGGCCGCGACCTCGGGCTCCAGCACCGCGTTTAGGACCGTCGTCAGCAGGGCTCGTGTACCTGCCGGAAGGTAGATGCCAACGCCACCGGCGGCGTTGCTGCGACTGCGGGGGACGAAGGCCTCGGCTGCGCTCTTCGCCTCGCCGAAGATCTCTCGTCCGAGAGCCTGCACACGCGCCGAGGGGAACTCGGTGTCGCTGTTGGCCGGTAGCGCATCGAGGGCGACGACAACTCCGCCGGTGCGCCAGAAGTCGGCCAGCTTCTCCCAGACCGCTGCGGGGAGTGTGTCCACAGCGGGCAGCACCACGACACGCCAGCGCAGCTTGCCATGGCTCAGTGCGCCGGCGTCGACCTTGGACTCGCCGAGCGCCTGGCTGTCGACGTAGGTGAAGTCGCGGCAGGAGCCATAGAGGCTATCGCCGGCTCCCCGGTAGGCCGACTCGATGAGGCGCGCCTCGGGCGAGTCCGTTGAGCCACGTCGGGCCGGGAGGAACTTGGCCCAGACACTCTCCACGGGATACACGAGGGCGATGTCGGCGACCTGGTGCCCGCCCCAGAGAGCGGTGCTGCAGCGACCGACCCAGGTGTTCAGGCGGCGCAGCTGGTCGGGCTCGAGGCCATTGAAGGTGTAGTAGCTGGTGATCGTGTTGATCCCGTTGAGTAGCAGGCGATTGCAGGTCCCGCGAATCTCCTCTTCGGTGACCACGCGAACCGGCCGAGTGTCACCTGCCGGCCGATAGCGCTGGGAGTGGTCGGAGGTCTCGCACATGGTCGGGCCGACCTCACGCAACTCGGCGGCGCTACTCAGGAGTCGGGCGACGAACCAGGGCACCTCGGCGGGGATTGAGGTGAGGCAGTCGATGCTCGGAGCATCCAGCCGCCGTATGCAGCGGAAGAAGTCGCCGTAGTAGCAGACGTGCGAGAGCAGGGATTCCTCGATCAGCAGGTGGCCGCCGGAGGGCACCTTGAGCTTGCGGCACGCCTCCTGGATCTGGCCGAAGAAGTTCTCAGACACCAGTTCACCGATGGTCTGCCAGAAGTCGCACCGGGCCCTCTGACCGGCCGAACCGGCGTCGGCAATAAGCGCCGGTAGGACCGGCTCCAGGGCATACCCGCGACGCTTCTGGAACTCTGCCGGGAGCTGCGGCGCCCAGGGCAAGGGCCGCCAGTTGCTGGGGCGCATGAAGCTGCTCATCAGCGAGGGCTCGTCGGTGAAGGTGGCCTCGAAGTACTTGCCGAGGTCGGGGCCGAGGGTCTTGGCGTAGCCGCCGTAGGTGAGTTCGATGAAGCGCTGGGTCGGCTCGGGCATGAGCAGGTTGATGTAGTGGTACTTCTGCGCCAGGCTCAGGGCCGCGTGGGTGTTCTCATAGAGCGGTCCCTCGCAGAAGACCATCACGTGCCACTTGCCCGCGGGAAGCTCGGCGGTCAGCTTTCCGTCGCGGACCGAGGCGGACAGGTCTCGCGGCTGCTTGAGGTCGACACCGGCCGCCGTGACTGGATAGGCCGCTGCGGAGTGGATCGTGCCCGGCGGCACCTCGAGGCTGATTGGTCCGCCGTCGCTCAGGGCATCGGCAACCAGCAGACCTCTGGCTTCCCACTCGGGATGGCCCTGCAAGGTGAGGCTGCCGGCGGCTCCGGAGGGATAGCCCTTCTCGTCATAGAGCCACAGGGCCATGCCGGAGTCCTTGGCCATCGTCACTCCCTCGCGGAAGCGCTGCCACTCAGCGTCGTCCTGGAGGTACTTGTCGGAGAAGGGGTAGTTGGTGACCATGCCGCCAAACTCCAGGGACAGCAGCTGGCGCAGGTTGCTCTTCTGAGCATCCTGGGCCATGCCTCCGAAGCCATGTTGGATGCGCAGGATGCGACAGGCTGCGGGCGGATTGGCGAACCGCTCCTCGAAGGGCTGGTCGGGCTTGCCATAGCTTCCGGCAGAGAGGGCCATGTCCGAAGGGATGAGCGTGAGCATGGGACCGTCGATTCCTCCCGGGCCGCCGCCGTCGTAGACGCGGACGGCCAAGACATTGTCCGCGCCGGGCTTCACCAGTCCGGCCGGGACCTTGTAGCTGCGCCACGTGCCAACCTTCTCGGCAGCGCCGACCAACTGGCCGTTGAGGAAACTGCGGTCCCCGTCATCCACGTTGCCCAGTTCCAGCAGAAGCTCCTTGCCTTCCCAGGCGGCGGGCACCGTGAAGTGCAGCCGGTACCAGGCTGCGCCGTCGTAGTCGGTCCAGGGCAGGTTGCCCTTGGGCTTCGGCGGCTGACCGGGACGCGGATCGGTCACTCCCTGCGGCTCCCAGCTTCCGGGCACTCGCAAGGTGCGCCAGTCGGAGTCCTTGTAGTCAACGCGCTGCCAGCCTTCCTTCTCCCCCACCTCCGCGGGGTCGGTCGAGAACAGCCAGGAGCCGTTCAGGTTGCCGTAGCCCGAACTGAGAGTGCGTGGAGCGGCCTGGCAGCCCCAGACGGGAATCAGCAGGGACACGATGACGGCCAGGCACAGTTGGCGGTGCCTTGGATACATGGGCAAGCTCTCCCTTCGCTTCAGCCTTTGCAGACGGTCTCGACAAGTGCCTTGCCGGCCGCAGCAGCGAGTGCGGTCTTGTAGGAGCGATTGAGGCGGGTCACCGGGATCAGGTCAAAGATCTTCATGCCCAGATGCTGGAAGTAGCGCTCCAGCGCCTGCTGACAGGTGACGGTTCCGCCACCTCCACCACCGGCACAGGCGATTCCGATTGCGTAGCGACCCACAAGAGGCTTCTCACCCGGCGCGGGATTCTCACAGCGCCGCAGGCGGTCGAGGAAGTTCTTGGCAACCTCGGAGGCCTCGCCGTAGTACACCGGCGTGCTGAAGATCAGCGCATCGGCACCGCGC
The window above is part of the Armatimonadia bacterium genome. Proteins encoded here:
- a CDS encoding flavodoxin family protein, giving the protein MRVIGLNASPNQDGLTATMLISALDGAREAGAEIELVHMKTLKLKACRQCDNGWGVCRSEGRCIIEDDFQALREKLRGADALIFSTPVYYGEASEVAKNFLDRLRRCENPAPGEKPLVGRYAIGIACAGGGGGGTVTCQQALERYFQHLGMKIFDLIPVTRLNRSYKTALAAAAGKALVETVCKG
- a CDS encoding sialidase family protein yields the protein MSEPTRHVHPGVKNTEIWPGPKGYPWAETGLRCWTREALLRPLGGDSLLCTWTVGGFTEPHVGNYTMIQRSDDGGATWRSLGEFRHPTRGLFTSELFVPGGDEVHAFVQTYGNYAWMCHNHSYRAVSRDGGLTWSGPHSIPGGIHNVWANRGILHSSGRWVIPVSWPELIGEEWAEPSCGRAPVAGRVGNRALMQVEMPYGADSGLLQNAGNQWADRNHRYCVGVMLSDDGGETFRLRGYVRGGKHGWLIEPRVVEVSGGRLVMLIRSQRDGWLWQSESTDGGETWSEAQQSAIPNPAAKVNLLRATDGRLFLIHNPVPYEGDVPGRRNPLSLWVSEDDLRTWSAKLDLVWDDNPRVSLNYPDGYLDEQRGLLHFAWEDARSVYLMKVPLNLC
- a CDS encoding glycosyl hydrolase gives rise to the protein MYPRHRQLCLAVIVSLLIPVWGCQAAPRTLSSGYGNLNGSWLFSTDPAEVGEKEGWQRVDYKDSDWRTLRVPGSWEPQGVTDPRPGQPPKPKGNLPWTDYDGAAWYRLHFTVPAAWEGKELLLELGNVDDGDRSFLNGQLVGAAEKVGTWRSYKVPAGLVKPGADNVLAVRVYDGGGPGGIDGPMLTLIPSDMALSAGSYGKPDQPFEERFANPPAACRILRIQHGFGGMAQDAQKSNLRQLLSLEFGGMVTNYPFSDKYLQDDAEWQRFREGVTMAKDSGMALWLYDEKGYPSGAAGSLTLQGHPEWEARGLLVADALSDGGPISLEVPPGTIHSAAAYPVTAAGVDLKQPRDLSASVRDGKLTAELPAGKWHVMVFCEGPLYENTHAALSLAQKYHYINLLMPEPTQRFIELTYGGYAKTLGPDLGKYFEATFTDEPSLMSSFMRPSNWRPLPWAPQLPAEFQKRRGYALEPVLPALIADAGSAGQRARCDFWQTIGELVSENFFGQIQEACRKLKVPSGGHLLIEESLLSHVCYYGDFFRCIRRLDAPSIDCLTSIPAEVPWFVARLLSSAAELREVGPTMCETSDHSQRYRPAGDTRPVRVVTEEEIRGTCNRLLLNGINTITSYYTFNGLEPDQLRRLNTWVGRCSTALWGGHQVADIALVYPVESVWAKFLPARRGSTDSPEARLIESAYRGAGDSLYGSCRDFTYVDSQALGESKVDAGALSHGKLRWRVVVLPAVDTLPAAVWEKLADFWRTGGVVVALDALPANSDTEFPSARVQALGREIFGEAKSAAEAFVPRSRSNAAGGVGIYLPAGTRALLTTVLNAVLEPEVAAAGGQSPIRATHRSIDGNEVYFVINDSGAPFEGDVTVTGTGAGKLWNPATGESTRLTSGTAKLSLEPYGGAILRFPSARTPERKKLDSTAGFELSLRSIPTVEPTAGRGEFVSAEVTKAPDGGWRSVGTLTKSDVDTFLFMNFLYPKPIDLSAGTGLYVRTSVPAGQTTPSNLLVILEDSDGGQYLADCGRPLSMAGDRGAVVAFSQLRLAGWSKDTTGQLDLDRIVRVSVGWGGYFGKEKEKVEFTVQLPQLCLLPNG